In the genome of cyanobacterium endosymbiont of Braarudosphaera bigelowii, one region contains:
- the trmD gene encoding tRNA (guanosine(37)-N1)-methyltransferase TrmD, which produces MKFDVVTLFPNFFISGLQSGLIGKALSRNIATVNLVDPRQFTTDNYRKVDDKPYGGGVGMLLKPEPIFAAVNSLQVLPRRSTILLSPQGSPLTQDILQTLVTNYEQLILICGHYEGFDERIRFLANQEISLGDFVLTGGEIPALTLINGVVRLLPGTVGKSESLKTESFNSSLLDYPQYTHPPVFKNMHVPDILRSGNHKLITKWRREQQIQRTQKRRPDLLEQWLNSEKH; this is translated from the coding sequence ATGAAGTTTGATGTTGTTACCTTATTCCCTAACTTCTTTATATCTGGATTGCAATCTGGGCTTATTGGAAAAGCACTGAGTAGAAACATTGCAACAGTTAATTTAGTTGATCCTCGTCAATTTACTACTGATAACTATCGTAAAGTTGATGATAAACCCTATGGAGGTGGTGTAGGAATGCTGTTAAAACCTGAACCAATATTTGCAGCAGTTAATTCTTTACAAGTTTTGCCTAGAAGATCTACAATTCTTTTATCTCCTCAGGGTTCTCCATTGACTCAAGATATTTTACAAACTTTAGTAACCAATTATGAACAACTTATTTTGATTTGTGGACATTATGAAGGCTTTGATGAAAGAATTCGTTTTTTGGCCAATCAAGAGATCTCACTGGGTGATTTTGTACTTACTGGTGGAGAAATTCCAGCATTAACGTTAATTAATGGGGTAGTTCGTCTATTACCTGGAACTGTAGGAAAATCAGAATCGTTAAAAACTGAAAGTTTCAATAGTAGCTTATTAGATTATCCTCAATATACTCATCCTCCTGTTTTTAAAAATATGCATGTCCCTGACATATTGAGGTCTGGAAATCATAAGCTTATTACGAAATGGAGAAGAGAACAACAGATACAACGTACTCAAAAACGTCGTCCTGATCTTCTAGAGCAATGGTTAAATTCTGAAAAACACTAG
- the clpS gene encoding ATP-dependent Clp protease adapter ClpS, translated as MVTNVIEKISLNTSTIQKPVPRYKVLLHNDDFNPMDYVVQILMQTISGITRPQAAEIMMEAHMNGTALVITCAFEPAEFYCETLKNHGLISTIEPDL; from the coding sequence ATGGTAACAAATGTAATAGAGAAAATATCTTTAAATACTTCCACTATTCAAAAACCGGTTCCTAGATATAAGGTTTTACTTCATAATGATGATTTTAATCCTATGGACTATGTGGTCCAAATCTTAATGCAAACGATATCTGGAATAACTCGACCCCAAGCTGCTGAAATAATGATGGAAGCTCATATGAATGGGACTGCCCTAGTTATTACTTGTGCTTTTGAACCAGCCGAATTCTATTGTGAGACCTTAAAAAATCATGGTTTAATTAGCACAATAGAACCAGATCTATAA
- a CDS encoding type II CAAX endopeptidase family protein: protein MKFNYSIVSNYPAPLRLGVFIVLLLFLWLPTAIPSFFLFKYDLNLRTIITMGLLYINFIILLFFWNSKVHKVNNWWKLYGLIFTKKNVVELFNGLTVGIFFTFGLFIVEMILGWVVFIRPSQNLFLLVLEGLLSAFGIAFAEELFFRGWLLEELRINYSYRAILISNSLIFATLHFLKPLQEIIRTFPQFPALFLLGIILVEAKTIHNNRLGICIGIHGGLVWGYYILNVGKIIKYTDKASSIFTGIDNNPIAGIMGIIGLLALFFLMKYKKQY from the coding sequence TTGAAATTTAACTACTCTATAGTTTCTAATTACCCAGCACCCTTAAGATTGGGAGTTTTTATTGTCTTACTGTTGTTTCTTTGGTTACCTACTGCAATTCCATCATTTTTTTTATTTAAATATGATTTAAATTTAAGAACAATAATTACAATGGGTCTATTGTATATAAACTTTATTATTCTCCTTTTTTTTTGGAATAGTAAGGTTCATAAAGTAAATAATTGGTGGAAACTATATGGATTAATCTTTACAAAAAAAAATGTAGTAGAGCTATTTAACGGGTTAACTGTTGGTATCTTTTTTACTTTTGGATTATTTATTGTAGAAATGATTTTAGGATGGGTCGTCTTTATTAGACCATCACAGAATTTATTTTTACTGGTATTAGAAGGTTTACTAAGTGCTTTTGGAATTGCCTTTGCAGAAGAATTGTTTTTCAGAGGATGGTTATTAGAAGAATTAAGGATCAATTATTCTTACCGAGCTATCCTGATATCTAATAGTCTTATTTTTGCAACTTTACACTTTTTAAAGCCTTTGCAGGAAATTATTAGAACTTTTCCTCAGTTTCCTGCCTTATTTTTGTTAGGTATTATTTTAGTAGAAGCTAAAACAATACATAACAACAGATTAGGAATTTGCATTGGAATCCATGGAGGTTTGGTTTGGGGATATTACATATTGAATGTGGGAAAAATCATAAAATATACTGATAAAGCTTCTTCAATCTTCACGGGAATCGATAATAATCCGATTGCAGGAATTATGGGAATAATAGGATTGTTAGCGTTATTTTTTTTGATGAAATATAAGAAACAATATTAG
- a CDS encoding heavy metal translocating P-type ATPase: MTSLLQESKENISSSLLKTITLDVAGMKCASCVKAVEKKLLEQPGVISAQVNLITEVAVVEYNTEAVQSSSLTEKLTIIGFPSSVRTSQNLTIQQRKLKSNQHQQKEETQQKINLSIATILIFISSLGHLTYIGGPDFFILNDLRFHWVLATIAIVIPGFDIFLDGWRGLVNGIANMNTLVGLGTFSAYSISCVALIFPDLGWECFFDEPVMLLGFILLGRILEKRAKNRASSAIESLIELQPALARLSSDPFSENQSSIEIPVEQVRLGEYIKILPGDKIPVDGRIITGETTIDESLVTGESMPVVKKTGEEVFVGTLNHSGLIIIETTRIGKNTTLAQIISSVENAQISKAPIQKLTDTIAGYFAYGIMFLSVSIFIFWLNIGTAWYPQVLNTSHHSTPFLLSLKLAISVLVVACPCALGLATPMAILVGTGIGAKKGILIKSGDILEKVPQLHGIVFDKTGTLTTGHPVVTNYKSFGLLSPQYLLQLAATVESGTNHPLGLAIIGEADKQNLPLLKAEDFYTKIGSGVTAKIQGKDVWLGNKSWLVDNEFNFDSSSYHAESLAEKAETIIYVGINKSIEGFLTLKDTLRLDAKETILELKKQGLEVILLTGDNPKVAAAIATELGISKFFAQITPNNKATIIKDLQKKGRIAMVGDGINDAPALAQADIGISLQGSTQIALESSDIVLMSGRIWDITTAINLSLATFTKIRQNLLWAFGYNTLSIPLAGGILLPSLGFTINPVIAAALMASSSIIVVINSLSLRYQFRE; this comes from the coding sequence ATGACCTCTCTTCTTCAAGAATCAAAAGAAAACATATCTTCATCTCTCTTAAAAACAATAACTCTTGATGTAGCAGGTATGAAATGTGCTAGCTGTGTTAAAGCTGTAGAAAAAAAACTCTTAGAACAGCCTGGAGTAATTTCTGCTCAAGTTAACTTAATTACTGAAGTTGCTGTTGTTGAATATAATACTGAAGCTGTACAATCATCATCTTTAACTGAGAAATTGACAATAATAGGTTTTCCATCTAGTGTTCGTACTTCACAAAATCTTACCATTCAACAAAGAAAACTTAAAAGTAATCAGCACCAGCAAAAAGAAGAAACACAACAAAAAATTAATCTTTCTATTGCTACTATTTTGATTTTCATCTCTAGCCTAGGTCATCTAACATATATAGGTGGACCAGATTTTTTTATATTAAATGACTTAAGATTTCATTGGGTTTTAGCTACTATAGCAATTGTCATTCCAGGATTTGATATTTTTCTTGATGGCTGGCGTGGATTAGTTAACGGAATAGCCAATATGAATACTTTGGTTGGATTGGGAACTTTTAGTGCATACTCAATTAGTTGTGTTGCATTAATATTTCCTGATCTAGGTTGGGAATGTTTCTTTGATGAGCCAGTGATGTTATTAGGATTTATTTTACTAGGTCGTATTTTAGAAAAGCGGGCCAAAAACCGTGCTTCGTCAGCCATAGAGTCCTTAATTGAATTACAACCCGCATTAGCCCGTCTAAGTAGTGATCCGTTTTCAGAAAATCAGTCTAGTATAGAAATTCCTGTTGAGCAAGTTCGTTTGGGAGAATATATAAAAATATTACCCGGTGATAAGATTCCTGTAGATGGAAGGATTATTACTGGAGAAACTACTATTGATGAATCACTAGTCACTGGAGAATCGATGCCTGTAGTAAAAAAAACAGGCGAAGAAGTATTCGTAGGTACATTAAATCATTCGGGTTTAATCATTATTGAAACAACTCGCATTGGTAAAAACACAACTTTAGCTCAAATAATTTCTTCAGTCGAAAACGCCCAAATATCAAAAGCCCCTATTCAAAAACTAACTGATACTATAGCCGGATATTTTGCATATGGAATAATGTTTCTTTCAGTTTCAATATTTATATTCTGGTTAAATATAGGAACAGCTTGGTACCCTCAAGTGTTGAATACGAGTCATCATAGTACTCCATTTTTATTAAGTTTAAAACTAGCAATTTCGGTCTTAGTTGTTGCATGTCCTTGTGCCTTAGGATTGGCAACACCTATGGCTATATTAGTAGGAACAGGCATAGGAGCTAAAAAAGGAATATTGATTAAAAGTGGAGATATTCTAGAAAAAGTTCCTCAACTACATGGAATAGTATTTGATAAAACTGGTACTCTTACTACTGGTCATCCTGTTGTGACTAATTATAAATCTTTTGGTCTTCTTAGTCCTCAGTATTTATTGCAATTAGCTGCTACGGTAGAAAGTGGAACTAATCATCCACTAGGTCTAGCAATTATAGGAGAAGCTGATAAGCAGAATTTGCCCCTATTAAAAGCAGAAGATTTCTATACAAAAATTGGATCAGGAGTTACTGCTAAAATTCAGGGGAAAGATGTTTGGTTAGGTAATAAAAGCTGGTTAGTAGATAATGAATTTAACTTTGATTCAAGCTCTTACCATGCAGAATCATTAGCTGAAAAAGCGGAAACTATTATTTATGTAGGTATAAATAAATCTATAGAAGGTTTTTTAACTTTAAAAGATACATTACGATTAGATGCAAAAGAAACTATTTTAGAACTAAAAAAGCAAGGACTAGAGGTCATTTTATTAACTGGAGACAATCCAAAAGTTGCTGCAGCAATTGCAACTGAATTAGGAATTAGTAAGTTTTTTGCTCAGATTACTCCCAATAATAAAGCTACTATAATTAAGGATCTACAAAAGAAAGGAAGAATAGCAATGGTAGGAGATGGTATTAATGATGCACCAGCTCTAGCTCAGGCAGATATAGGAATTTCTTTGCAAGGATCTACTCAAATAGCTCTTGAGAGTTCTGATATTGTCTTGATGAGTGGACGTATTTGGGATATTACGACAGCTATAAATCTTAGCTTAGCAACATTTACAAAAATTCGTCAAAATCTTTTATGGGCTTTTGGATATAACACTCTATCTATTCCTCTTGCAGGGGGAATCTTATTACCTAGCTTAGGCTTTACTATTAACCCTGTAATTGCTGCAGCTTTAATGGCTTCCAGTTCTATAATAGTAGTAATAAATTCTTTATCTCTTCGTTATCAGTTTCGTGAATAG
- a CDS encoding AAA family ATPase — translation MDHFQQLIGQPQSVTLLKQIIIKNHIAPAYLFSGPIGVGRKLAAECFCKSLFSHSKVLQESQLTFEQRIVNGNHPDLYWIEPTYQHQKKLFTVKQAREYGLKRNSPPQIRVDQIRNIANFLSHLPLESIRSIVIIEEAELMTEAASNGLLKTLEEAKLATLILISSNPSLLLPTLVSRCQIIPFYNLSEHSLKEVLSKLNYENIINEEEIIKLSQGSPGKAISYWDKLQLIPSELKNTLKQIPLGDLNSLELSNKINMELDNSTQLFLIDYLQYFYWEKFRNRNLLELLELAKYQLLNYLNSRLVWDLLLMKISNVL, via the coding sequence ATGGATCATTTTCAACAGCTAATAGGCCAACCACAGAGCGTCACTTTATTGAAACAAATAATTATCAAAAACCATATTGCTCCTGCTTACCTTTTTTCGGGTCCAATAGGTGTAGGACGCAAACTAGCTGCAGAATGTTTCTGTAAATCATTATTCTCACATTCAAAGGTATTACAAGAAAGCCAGTTAACTTTTGAACAGAGAATTGTTAATGGTAATCACCCAGATCTATATTGGATAGAACCAACTTACCAACATCAAAAGAAATTATTTACTGTAAAGCAAGCTCGAGAATATGGTTTAAAAAGAAATTCACCTCCTCAGATACGTGTAGATCAAATTCGGAATATTGCTAATTTTTTAAGTCACTTACCTTTAGAAAGCATTCGCTCTATTGTAATAATAGAAGAAGCAGAGCTAATGACTGAAGCTGCATCTAATGGATTGCTAAAAACTTTAGAGGAAGCTAAATTGGCAACATTAATTTTGATCTCTTCTAATCCAAGTTTATTACTACCAACCCTAGTATCTCGCTGCCAAATAATTCCTTTTTATAATCTATCAGAACATAGTCTAAAAGAAGTTCTAAGTAAGTTGAACTACGAAAATATAATAAATGAAGAAGAGATAATAAAGCTTAGTCAAGGAAGCCCCGGCAAGGCAATCAGTTATTGGGATAAATTACAACTTATTCCTTCTGAACTTAAAAACACTTTAAAACAGATACCTCTAGGCGACTTAAATTCTTTAGAGTTATCAAATAAAATAAATATGGAATTAGATAATTCAACTCAATTATTTCTAATTGATTATCTTCAATATTTTTATTGGGAAAAATTTAGGAATAGAAACTTACTAGAGTTATTAGAGCTGGCAAAATATCAGCTTCTTAATTATTTAAACTCAAGATTAGTTTGGGATCTTTTATTAATGAAAATAAGTAATGTTTTATAA
- a CDS encoding ATP-binding protein, whose protein sequence is MNFGQEPILKRVISICKFEKLCSLWEKLFTIQGSTGILLTNSMIALEIENLSTVLDLKTFYLFLSPGFSILLQGVLNTSSLSYQVTITSEANCITNFVHKLYIHLDNTSVWKKQFIPYLNIDNIQITDLQSYLNSNLEDILGSKSTDNFYAICQELPATSPLKKDIKSQLRQEKLLTQVIGKIRQTLDLPTILETAVKELGQLLKVDRLIIYEFNRKQLITSKKYNLIKGDGYITYQSLSTKNIPSLLNILIESKVLIKVLRYSEESIVSHNNIDSINEYSFLHSCFQNLPSKYSILSEIGTPIIVNGDLWGLLVAHQCLQKRKWSKNEKVTLEKIAEHLGVAINQAQLYARVQAERHILKQKVVKRTQELCDTLVASQAANHSKSEFLGNMSHELRTPLTCIIGLSGTLLYWSKENSTLSLEKRKHYLETIQNSGENLLQIINEILEYSNLQTGKCLLNIQEFSLSDIAKNILQKVYKEEVHRHINLKLDLKINSIEDTFLADPIRMKHILYYLLNNALKFTPENGTVILRVWRDGEEVIWQVEDTGIGIKTDQIPLLFKLFQKLENHRKRVYGGTGLGLALTKQLVELHGGTIQVESLVNKGSIFTIRIPNQSQLKDKLNSKLLNQKESLFSTRIIILIESNKKTATLLEELLTSANYYFIWLMNDIKLIRKIELIQPIAIILDQDLSKALKISKLLKKSSETRSIKVLFLKDTITSKEWLEIAKTGIDDYLIKPIQPNFLLKRIKTLTSENVSFNT, encoded by the coding sequence ATGAATTTTGGTCAAGAACCCATTTTAAAACGAGTTATATCTATATGTAAATTTGAAAAGCTTTGTTCTCTTTGGGAAAAGCTTTTCACAATTCAAGGTTCTACAGGGATCTTATTAACAAATTCTATGATTGCCTTAGAAATAGAAAACTTATCTACAGTACTAGATTTAAAAACCTTTTATCTTTTTTTGTCACCTGGGTTTAGTATACTACTCCAAGGTGTACTAAATACTTCTTCTTTATCTTATCAAGTCACAATAACTTCAGAAGCAAATTGTATTACTAATTTTGTTCACAAACTATATATACATTTAGACAATACTTCAGTATGGAAGAAACAATTTATCCCTTATTTAAATATTGATAATATCCAGATAACAGATTTACAATCATATTTGAACAGTAATCTAGAGGATATACTAGGATCTAAAAGTACTGATAATTTTTATGCCATTTGTCAAGAGTTGCCAGCTACTTCTCCTCTTAAAAAAGATATTAAAAGTCAATTAAGGCAAGAGAAGCTTTTAACTCAAGTTATTGGTAAAATTCGTCAAACTCTAGATTTACCAACTATTTTAGAAACTGCTGTTAAGGAATTGGGACAACTTTTAAAGGTTGATCGCTTAATAATTTATGAATTTAATAGAAAACAATTAATTACTTCTAAGAAGTATAATTTAATCAAAGGTGATGGATATATTACGTACCAATCACTCAGCACTAAAAATATTCCTTCTTTATTAAATATCTTGATAGAAAGCAAGGTTTTAATAAAAGTGCTAAGATACTCTGAAGAATCAATTGTTTCTCATAACAATATAGATAGTATAAATGAATATTCTTTCTTACACTCATGCTTTCAAAATTTACCAAGTAAATATTCTATACTTTCTGAGATAGGAACTCCTATTATTGTAAATGGCGATTTATGGGGACTTTTAGTTGCCCATCAATGTCTGCAAAAGCGAAAATGGTCGAAAAATGAAAAAGTTACTTTAGAAAAAATTGCAGAGCATCTAGGCGTTGCTATTAACCAAGCACAACTGTATGCTCGAGTTCAAGCAGAAAGACATATATTAAAACAGAAAGTCGTTAAAAGAACACAGGAACTTTGTGATACTTTAGTTGCTTCTCAAGCTGCTAACCATTCTAAAAGTGAGTTTTTGGGTAATATGAGCCATGAGCTACGTACTCCATTAACTTGCATTATTGGTTTATCAGGCACTTTATTGTACTGGTCAAAAGAAAACTCTACACTATCTTTAGAAAAGAGAAAGCATTATTTAGAAACTATTCAAAATAGTGGCGAAAATTTACTTCAAATAATTAATGAGATTTTAGAATATTCAAATCTACAAACAGGAAAATGCTTACTGAATATTCAAGAATTTTCTCTAAGTGATATTGCTAAAAACATTTTACAGAAAGTTTATAAAGAAGAAGTTCACCGACATATTAATTTAAAATTAGATTTAAAGATTAACTCTATAGAAGATACATTTTTAGCCGATCCTATAAGGATGAAGCATATTCTTTATTATCTATTAAATAATGCCTTAAAGTTTACTCCAGAAAATGGAACTGTAATACTAAGAGTTTGGAGAGACGGAGAAGAAGTTATTTGGCAAGTAGAGGACACAGGAATAGGTATTAAAACAGATCAGATTCCTTTATTATTTAAATTATTTCAGAAACTAGAAAACCATAGAAAACGTGTTTATGGGGGCACGGGACTAGGCTTAGCGTTAACCAAACAATTAGTAGAATTACATGGTGGAACTATTCAGGTGGAGTCTTTAGTTAATAAAGGATCCATTTTTACAATTAGAATCCCTAATCAATCTCAGCTTAAAGATAAGTTAAATAGTAAATTATTAAACCAGAAAGAATCACTATTTTCTACTAGAATAATTATTCTGATAGAGAGTAATAAGAAAACTGCAACTCTGCTTGAAGAATTATTGACATCAGCTAATTATTATTTTATTTGGTTAATGAATGATATTAAATTAATAAGGAAAATAGAGTTGATACAACCCATAGCAATTATTTTAGATCAGGACCTTTCCAAAGCTTTGAAAATAAGTAAGCTTTTGAAGAAATCTTCAGAGACTAGATCTATAAAGGTACTCTTTCTAAAGGATACAATTACATCTAAAGAGTGGCTAGAAATTGCTAAAACAGGAATTGATGATTACTTAATAAAACCGATACAGCCTAATTTTTTACTCAAAAGAATAAAGACTTTAACCTCTGAGAATGTAAGTTTTAATACTTAA